The following is a genomic window from Adhaeribacter radiodurans.
ATTTAAATAAATTTGTATTTACTAATTCATAGGTTTCTATTTTCCATAATCCCGGCAGCACAAAAAGAATTATTCCCAGGCTGCACCAAATTATTCCGGCAGGGGAAGTAAGCCCTAAAGAAGGCGATAGCAAGGCCGGAATGATAAAAACTAATCCATACCCAATAATAATATAAGGTATTGTCTTGTCTGATTTAGCTTTCATCCATTTGCTGCTTACGTGGCGCAGTTTAGCAATAGGAGGTATTCTTAGTGCTAAAGCTGCATTAGAAACCAGAAATTGAGTTATGCCCATGTACTAAATCGAAGCTCGTGAGACTGCTTACTGTCAATAGTCTATTATGCGGATGGGCTATTGCTATTTTTAAGTGGTTCATAGTAGAGAATTATTGCCCCACCACCAAAGGTTTTTGTATTTACTAGTTTAAGAGTAATCTTTTCAGATATATTTTTAAATAAAGGCAAACCGCTTCCTGCTATAAGCGGATGAACACAAAGTTGGTATTCGTCTATTAAATTTAGGTTAGTTAAGGCTACTATTAAACCCGGACTGCCCACAAAAATATCTTTATCTACCTGTTGTTTAAGTTCTGAAACTTCTTCTTCCATGTCTTGGTTTGCTAATTTGGCGCTTTCCCAGTCAACATTTTGCAGCGTGCGCGAAAAAACAATTTTAGGTATCTTATCGATTGCTACAGCAAATTCGTCCATTGCTTTTTCACCCGTCGGATTTTCCAATACAGTTCGCCAATATTCCATCAGTTGATAGGTTGTTCTGCCGTATAGAATAGTGCCTGCGTTATTTAACAAGTCGGCGTAATGCTGATGTATTTCTTCGCCAGGGATACCTGAGGTATGGTCGCAAAACCCATCAACGGTCATATTAATAGCGGCAATTAGCTTTCTCATTCTGTTTCATTTAATTAATTAGTAATTTTTTGTTTGCTGGTTGAAGTGTGCGCGGCCGCCAAAGTATTACGCCTATAATGGAGGAGCTTAATCACAGGCAGTATTGTCGGAAAATACCCATGGATATAGATGAAGGGCTAAAGGCTGACTGCTAAGGGCCTGCAATACATCGTGTCGGCGCAAGTTTTATTACCTTTCTAAATTTATTTATTCCTAAATAATAGGGGTATTACCTTCCCAACTTCTACTAATATTTCTTTATTTAAGAGAGGCAGCAACCCGCTATTTGCAATGCTAGCACATTTCGAAACCCAACATTAAGAAGGAATCTTTCTCCGCATTGCCTTCCCGCATTAAACAAGTTGCGCTTTGGGTGCAATGTTCTAAACCCTGACCTGGATCTTTGCGGTGGCGCAGCTACCTTAAAGGTGTTGTTAGCGCTTGGCTTGTTTATTTTCAATCACATAAATTACATTATTTTCATTATCATCGTCATTCCTGTATTCGACTAAAACAAAATTATTCTTTAACAGTAACCTTCGTGAACTTTCATTATTACGATGAGTAAATGCTTCTATTTTTTCTAAATTCAAATTATTAAATCCATAATGCAAAATACTTATTAATGCTTCGCTCATTATTCCGCATCCTTGGAAGTGCGGGTGTAAGTCATATCCCACTTCTGCTGTTTTTCGGTCCTCTGAAATATTCCAAAGACAAATACTTCCGATCATTTCATTATTGCCGAGCTGTGAAATGCACCAATAAAATGATCTGTGCAGGTCCACATTTTCGTTAATTCTTTTTATAAAATTGTTTGCCTCCTCTTGTGACTCCGCACTTGGCCTGTCCACATATTGATTCACAGTCTCATCGGAGCGTAAAAAAGAAATTTCTTTCCAATCCGAATACTTTAATTTTCTCAGAAGCAACCGATCAGTTTTTATTTCCGGAAATTGGCTAGTATTCATTTTTTCTAAGCTTAGAGCTAACGGAAAACGGCTTTGCGATGTGGCGGTATTCCGTGTTATGTCAGAGTAAATTTATCAATAAAGTAGATAGAATTCTATAGTTGAGCACATGTTTGTCAGCCACCATATTGCAAAGCCGATGTTAGCAGCATTCCCTTCTTTTGGCGTATCAGCTCTGAAGCTAAAACTCCTTATATGAT
Proteins encoded in this region:
- a CDS encoding dihydrofolate reductase family protein codes for the protein MRKLIAAINMTVDGFCDHTSGIPGEEIHQHYADLLNNAGTILYGRTTYQLMEYWRTVLENPTGEKAMDEFAVAIDKIPKIVFSRTLQNVDWESAKLANQDMEEEVSELKQQVDKDIFVGSPGLIVALTNLNLIDEYQLCVHPLIAGSGLPLFKNISEKITLKLVNTKTFGGGAIILYYEPLKNSNSPSA
- a CDS encoding GNAT family N-acetyltransferase, encoding MNTSQFPEIKTDRLLLRKLKYSDWKEISFLRSDETVNQYVDRPSAESQEEANNFIKRINENVDLHRSFYWCISQLGNNEMIGSICLWNISEDRKTAEVGYDLHPHFQGCGIMSEALISILHYGFNNLNLEKIEAFTHRNNESSRRLLLKNNFVLVEYRNDDDNENNVIYVIENKQAKR